The following proteins come from a genomic window of Pyxidicoccus sp. MSG2:
- a CDS encoding MXAN_5808 family serine peptidase yields MNHMPRFFRRITAVAVLLGAWALVGSNRAPLPLTMGAAEAGQGSWDGSLPAAKGEKAQHDLNSLRVLTKVILYVKENYVDPKRVRPKEMMIAALEYVEKSVPDVLVDGNAETGKLNVNVNGKQREFDIAHVDSLWKMSFALKDVFDFLSKNMRPIEETRDIEYAAVNGMLSTLDPHSVLLRPELYREMKLSTKGEFGGLGFVIQMREGNLTVVKVLPKTPAHRAGIQKDDRIKKIGEESTVNMDLNEAVSKLRGPVDSRITITVERDGWDKPRAMTLARAMISIESVQHKLLAGNVGYVRLKNFQGNTTRDLESALTEMRKQAAAKGGFKGLVLDLRGNPGGLLEQAIQVSDTFLSSGTIVATVGLSDKLREEKRARPTEGEDAYPIAVLVNAGSASASEIVAGALKNLDRAVIIGRQTFGKGSVQVLYDFPDDSALKLTIAKYLTPGDVSIQEVGIVPDIQLVPTRVTDERLDVFAPRRSMGEADLDQHFGNPDSSTVAKKREDVLDREKPLDTLKYLKVDEKQQQASAAKEETKNPKVAANEKAAGEKKHGDKENPLLDVDVAGQGEDLDDQLDAESQDEIKEDFEVQFARDYVLKAPATNRKQQLAQGKGFVDQKRKDEEGRINSAIAALGVDWSAGPTPKNVQLAATLSPGADAKIAAGEVLEMVVTAENKGTEPLKRVRAWTESDNAFLDRREFLFGALNPGEKKSWKVKVRLPKDLTSRRDDVTVRFFDDQGALPETRVAELNFVELPRPAFAFNWQVIDDCATCNGDGTVQRGETVAVVLDVTNAGTGPALDSFTQIKNGGDANIFIEKGRFKLGELKPGETKSARFNLEVKKGFKGDSFPLKLAIIDEPLEEFVMEKLELPVRDAAVAALEPKKSFVRVNDKAELFGAPTAEARPVAKVGGVTVLPVEAVTKGFYRVEMEKGRFAFVRTQDAREQKSAGRATTPKLALATQHRPPDIRLDVDPAAGGLVASGDKFTLSGAVNDPNGLLDVYVLVNDQKVYFKGVDPKGGEPNTLKFSTEFALKEGNNNVLVVAREDSDFASRRTLVIRRRPAEVAQKVSAPGTSATTVKPQQQ; encoded by the coding sequence ATGAATCACATGCCGCGTTTCTTCCGCCGCATCACAGCCGTTGCCGTGCTTCTCGGCGCCTGGGCCCTGGTGGGCAGCAACCGGGCGCCCTTGCCGCTCACCATGGGCGCAGCCGAGGCCGGGCAAGGCTCCTGGGACGGCAGCCTGCCTGCCGCCAAGGGCGAGAAGGCCCAGCACGACCTCAACAGCCTCCGCGTCCTGACGAAGGTCATCCTGTACGTGAAGGAGAACTACGTCGACCCGAAGCGCGTGCGGCCCAAGGAGATGATGATCGCCGCGCTGGAGTACGTGGAGAAGAGCGTCCCCGACGTGCTCGTGGACGGCAACGCCGAGACGGGCAAGCTGAACGTCAACGTCAACGGCAAGCAGCGCGAGTTCGACATCGCCCACGTGGACTCGCTGTGGAAGATGTCCTTCGCCCTCAAGGACGTCTTCGACTTCCTGTCGAAGAACATGCGCCCCATCGAGGAGACGCGCGACATCGAGTACGCCGCGGTCAACGGCATGCTGTCCACGCTGGACCCGCACTCGGTGCTGCTGCGCCCGGAGCTCTACCGGGAGATGAAGCTCTCCACCAAGGGTGAGTTCGGCGGCCTGGGCTTCGTCATCCAGATGCGCGAGGGCAACCTCACCGTCGTCAAGGTGCTGCCCAAGACGCCCGCGCACCGCGCCGGCATCCAGAAGGACGACCGCATCAAGAAGATTGGCGAGGAGTCCACCGTCAACATGGACCTCAACGAGGCCGTGTCCAAGCTGCGCGGCCCGGTGGACAGCCGCATCACGATTACCGTCGAGCGCGACGGCTGGGACAAGCCCCGCGCCATGACGCTGGCGCGCGCGATGATTTCCATCGAGAGCGTCCAGCACAAGCTGCTCGCCGGCAACGTCGGCTATGTCCGCCTGAAGAACTTCCAGGGCAACACCACCCGCGACCTCGAGTCCGCGCTCACCGAGATGCGCAAGCAGGCGGCGGCGAAGGGCGGCTTCAAGGGCCTGGTGCTCGACTTGCGCGGCAACCCGGGCGGTCTGCTCGAGCAGGCCATCCAGGTCTCCGACACCTTCCTCTCCAGCGGCACCATCGTCGCGACGGTGGGCCTGTCCGACAAGCTCCGCGAGGAGAAGCGCGCGCGTCCCACCGAGGGCGAGGACGCGTACCCCATCGCGGTGCTGGTGAACGCCGGCAGCGCCTCCGCGTCTGAAATCGTGGCCGGCGCGCTGAAGAACCTGGACCGCGCGGTCATCATCGGCCGCCAGACGTTCGGCAAGGGCAGCGTGCAGGTGCTGTACGACTTCCCGGATGACAGCGCGCTGAAGCTGACCATCGCCAAGTACCTCACCCCGGGCGACGTCTCCATCCAGGAGGTCGGCATCGTCCCGGACATCCAGCTCGTCCCCACGCGCGTCACCGACGAGCGCCTGGACGTGTTCGCCCCGCGCCGCTCCATGGGTGAGGCGGACCTGGACCAGCACTTCGGCAACCCGGACTCGTCCACCGTCGCCAAGAAGCGCGAGGACGTGCTGGACCGCGAGAAGCCGCTGGACACCCTCAAGTACCTGAAGGTCGACGAGAAGCAGCAGCAGGCCAGCGCCGCCAAGGAGGAGACGAAGAATCCGAAGGTGGCCGCCAACGAGAAGGCCGCGGGCGAGAAGAAGCACGGCGACAAGGAGAACCCGCTGCTGGACGTGGACGTGGCCGGCCAGGGCGAGGACCTGGACGACCAGCTCGACGCCGAGTCCCAGGACGAAATCAAGGAGGACTTCGAGGTCCAGTTCGCGCGCGACTACGTGCTGAAGGCCCCGGCCACCAACCGCAAGCAGCAGCTGGCGCAGGGCAAGGGCTTCGTGGACCAGAAGCGCAAGGATGAAGAGGGCCGCATCAACTCCGCCATCGCCGCGCTGGGCGTGGACTGGAGCGCGGGCCCGACGCCGAAGAACGTGCAGCTGGCCGCCACCCTCAGCCCCGGCGCCGACGCGAAGATTGCGGCCGGCGAGGTGCTGGAGATGGTCGTCACCGCGGAGAACAAGGGCACCGAGCCCCTCAAGCGCGTGCGCGCCTGGACGGAGAGTGACAACGCCTTCCTGGACCGCCGCGAGTTCCTCTTCGGCGCGCTGAACCCGGGTGAGAAGAAGTCCTGGAAGGTGAAGGTGCGCCTGCCCAAGGACCTCACCAGCCGCCGCGACGACGTGACGGTGCGCTTCTTCGACGACCAGGGTGCGCTGCCCGAGACGCGCGTGGCCGAGCTCAACTTCGTGGAGCTGCCCCGCCCCGCCTTCGCCTTCAACTGGCAGGTCATCGACGACTGCGCCACCTGCAACGGCGACGGCACCGTGCAGCGCGGGGAGACGGTCGCGGTGGTGCTGGACGTGACGAACGCGGGCACCGGCCCGGCGCTCGACTCCTTCACGCAGATCAAGAATGGCGGGGACGCCAACATCTTCATCGAGAAGGGCCGCTTCAAGCTGGGCGAGCTCAAGCCCGGCGAGACGAAGTCGGCGCGCTTCAACCTCGAGGTGAAGAAGGGCTTCAAGGGCGACAGCTTCCCGCTGAAGCTGGCCATCATCGACGAGCCCCTCGAGGAGTTCGTCATGGAGAAGCTGGAGCTGCCCGTGCGTGACGCCGCGGTGGCCGCGCTGGAGCCGAAGAAGTCCTTCGTCCGGGTGAACGACAAGGCGGAGCTGTTCGGCGCCCCGACGGCGGAGGCCCGTCCGGTGGCGAAGGTGGGCGGCGTCACGGTGCTGCCCGTCGAGGCCGTCACCAAGGGCTTCTACCGCGTGGAGATGGAGAAGGGCCGCTTCGCCTTCGTGCGCACCCAGGACGCCCGCGAGCAGAAGTCCGCGGGCCGCGCCACGACGCCCAAGCTGGCGCTGGCCACGCAGCACCGTCCGCCGGACATCCGCCTGGACGTGGACCCGGCCGCCGGTGGCCTCGTCGCCAGCGGGGACAAGTTCACCCTGTCCGGCGCGGTGAATGACCCCAACGGCCTGCTGGACGTCTACGTGCTGGTGAATGACCAGAAGGTCTACTTCAAGGGCGTGGACCCCAAGGGCGGCGAGCCCAACACGCTGAAGTTCTCCACCGAGTTCGCGCTCAAGGAGGGCAACAACAACGTGCTGGTGGTGGCCCGTGAGGACAGTGACTTCGCCAGCCGCCGCACGCTGGTCATCCGCCGCCGTCCGGCCGAGGTTGCCCAGAAGGTCTCCGCGCCGGGCACCAGCGCCACCACGGTGAAGCCGCAGCAGCAGTAG
- a CDS encoding EI24 domain-containing protein translates to MTPHSAVPAIASRPQLSDFFQGLGLLGRAFSLLFRSRRLFLLSLLCAAVTAVALVGLGWVLWRHAPGLLGGYWPLPESWYGRFGWYTVLVLSSLVVWVVGANVVPPLLLAPLQDPLSETTEAVVGGDEGPPFTLAGFIRGIVTGVAHTLARLFFLVVGLAVLMPLHLIPGAGSVLWTVLGSLWTMTWMAGEFLAAPMTRHLYPFAEVRRMLRERRALCLGLGAGVYVLLWVPILNTFFLPLAIIAGTLLYRGLREARLLPPPPDGTPVALK, encoded by the coding sequence ATGACCCCACATTCCGCCGTCCCCGCCATCGCGTCCAGGCCCCAGTTGTCCGATTTCTTCCAGGGCCTGGGACTGCTCGGGCGCGCCTTCTCGCTGCTCTTCCGTTCCCGGCGCCTGTTCCTCCTGTCCCTCCTCTGCGCCGCCGTCACCGCCGTGGCGCTGGTGGGACTGGGCTGGGTGCTGTGGCGCCACGCCCCCGGCCTGCTCGGCGGGTACTGGCCCCTCCCGGAGTCCTGGTACGGCCGCTTCGGCTGGTACACGGTGCTGGTGCTCTCCTCCCTGGTCGTCTGGGTGGTGGGCGCCAACGTGGTGCCGCCGCTCCTGCTCGCCCCCCTTCAGGACCCGCTCTCCGAGACGACCGAGGCCGTGGTGGGAGGGGACGAGGGCCCGCCCTTCACCCTGGCGGGCTTCATCCGCGGCATCGTCACCGGTGTGGCGCACACGCTGGCGCGCCTCTTCTTCCTCGTGGTGGGACTGGCCGTCCTCATGCCCCTCCACCTGATACCCGGGGCGGGCAGCGTGCTGTGGACGGTGCTCGGCAGCCTGTGGACCATGACGTGGATGGCGGGCGAGTTCCTGGCCGCCCCCATGACCCGCCACCTCTACCCCTTCGCCGAGGTGCGCCGCATGCTCCGCGAGCGGCGCGCCCTCTGCCTCGGCCTGGGCGCGGGCGTCTACGTCCTGCTCTGGGTGCCCATCCTCAACACCTTCTTCCTGCCCCTGGCCATCATCGCCGGTACGCTCCTGTACAGGGGCCTGCGCGAGGCCCGGCTCCTGCCGCCGCCTCCGGACGGTACCCCGGTTGCCCTGAAATAA
- a CDS encoding glutamate--cysteine ligase — protein MSLDLKRAASEPITSVDMLVAGFRTAEKPRGEHRLGLEHEKFIYPAGSSKPLPYEGASGVGALLGRLAPGGYTPFRETPESPVIALQRGMATISLEPGGQFELSGSPFHTAREAHEENLVHLREVKTAADALGLRIVFLGYRPTVTPADMPWMPKTRYLVMRRTLPERGRLALNMMLMTATGQVSLDWADEADCVRKTVVVARLAPLMNAIYANSPLVEGRPSGYLSFRNRVWDEVDPTRCGYLPAFFDGSFSYRAYVEWALDAPLLFLRRNGEYLHPKLTFRQLLKEGFEGKPPDLDDWTDHLSTLFPEVRLKKVLEVRGADCVNPAMTGALGALWRGILYDATALDEAERLLPKLSFAEHQAFHDTARREGLGGKLGSQELKRLAAEMVAISRRGLQRLDAADAPLLEPLAEVAASGRSPAVAVLEAWEKDPRPESVLARFSL, from the coding sequence ATGTCTCTCGACCTCAAGCGCGCGGCCTCTGAGCCCATCACCTCCGTCGACATGCTGGTGGCCGGATTCCGGACCGCCGAGAAGCCCCGGGGCGAGCACCGGCTCGGCCTGGAGCACGAGAAGTTCATCTATCCCGCCGGGTCCTCGAAGCCCCTGCCCTATGAGGGTGCGTCGGGCGTGGGCGCGCTGCTGGGCCGGCTGGCGCCGGGGGGCTACACGCCCTTCCGGGAGACGCCCGAGTCGCCCGTCATCGCCCTGCAGCGTGGCATGGCCACCATCTCCCTGGAACCGGGGGGACAGTTCGAGCTGTCCGGCAGCCCCTTCCACACGGCGCGCGAGGCGCACGAGGAGAACCTGGTCCACCTGCGCGAAGTGAAGACGGCGGCGGACGCGCTGGGCCTGCGCATCGTCTTCCTGGGCTACCGGCCCACCGTCACCCCGGCGGACATGCCGTGGATGCCGAAGACGCGCTACCTGGTCATGCGGCGCACGCTGCCGGAGCGCGGCCGGCTGGCGCTGAACATGATGCTGATGACGGCCACCGGACAGGTGTCGCTCGACTGGGCGGACGAGGCGGACTGTGTCCGCAAGACGGTGGTGGTGGCGCGGCTGGCGCCGCTGATGAACGCCATCTACGCCAACAGCCCGCTGGTGGAGGGCAGGCCGTCCGGCTACCTGTCCTTCCGCAACCGCGTCTGGGACGAGGTGGACCCGACGCGCTGTGGCTACCTGCCGGCGTTCTTCGACGGCTCGTTCTCCTACCGCGCCTACGTGGAGTGGGCGCTGGACGCGCCGCTGCTCTTCCTGCGCCGCAACGGGGAGTACCTGCACCCGAAGCTCACCTTCCGGCAGCTCCTGAAGGAGGGCTTCGAGGGCAAGCCGCCAGACCTGGACGACTGGACGGACCACCTGTCCACGCTCTTCCCCGAGGTGCGGCTGAAGAAGGTGCTGGAGGTGCGCGGCGCGGACTGCGTGAATCCGGCGATGACGGGCGCGCTGGGGGCGCTGTGGCGCGGCATCCTCTACGACGCCACCGCGCTGGACGAGGCGGAGCGCCTCCTGCCGAAGCTGAGCTTCGCCGAGCACCAGGCCTTCCACGACACCGCGCGCCGCGAGGGGCTGGGTGGGAAGCTGGGCTCGCAGGAGCTGAAGCGGCTGGCCGCGGAGATGGTGGCCATCTCCCGGCGCGGCCTGCAGCGGCTGGACGCGGCGGACGCGCCGCTGCTGGAGCCGCTGGCCGAGGTGGCCGCCTCGGGACGCTCGCCCGCGGTGGCCGTGCTCGAGGCGTGGGAGAAGGACCCCCGCCCCGAGTCGGTACTGGCCCGCTTCTCGCTGTGA
- a CDS encoding outer membrane beta-barrel protein — protein sequence MRRSIWGGAAVAAACLAAPAFAIEAQEVGPRLHVKENPVVGLDVSLGVGGFTGDLADNTNPGPLLGIAATAQPWSLIGIEAGYQGQRLAIDDSRVDSGEGIWRHNGAVLGKVGPLLDEKWRPFVGAGLGLSYLNPSNGAENVYDNDVQTELPLTAGLDYRFGNIVAGARATYSLVGNEELVQAPGGGGDEKGSLFNANITVGGRF from the coding sequence ATGCGACGTTCGATTTGGGGAGGAGCCGCCGTAGCGGCCGCATGCCTGGCAGCGCCAGCGTTCGCGATTGAGGCCCAGGAGGTGGGCCCGAGGCTGCACGTGAAGGAGAACCCCGTGGTGGGGCTCGATGTCAGCCTGGGCGTGGGCGGCTTCACCGGCGACCTGGCCGACAACACCAACCCGGGCCCGTTGCTGGGCATCGCCGCCACCGCGCAGCCCTGGTCGCTCATCGGCATCGAGGCCGGCTACCAGGGCCAGCGCCTGGCCATCGACGACAGCCGGGTGGACAGCGGCGAGGGCATCTGGCGCCACAACGGGGCCGTCCTCGGCAAGGTGGGGCCGCTGCTCGACGAGAAGTGGCGGCCCTTCGTGGGGGCAGGCCTCGGCCTGAGCTACCTCAACCCCTCGAACGGCGCGGAGAACGTCTACGACAACGACGTCCAGACCGAGCTGCCGCTGACGGCCGGCCTGGACTACCGCTTCGGCAACATCGTCGCCGGCGCGCGCGCCACGTACAGCCTCGTCGGCAACGAGGAGCTGGTCCAGGCGCCCGGCGGCGGTGGTGATGAGAAGGGCAGCCTGTTCAACGCCAACATCACCGTTGGCGGACGCTTCTAG
- a CDS encoding TIGR02266 family protein, with amino-acid sequence MSGLASKLLPLRIRLPYTTEDEFIEKYGSNVARGGVFVATRALKPEGTGLAFEFVLADGTRLLRGEGVVVKAQVDAGGGRAGMTVRFVKLDAASKALIDRVVSRRSGAAEPARRVTEAAPAPVPVEEQAAPPAEAATSEEAGAAEQGEPAPSEEAGAAEDFARGEPAPTEEAGPAEAAPPETPPEAAASSEPATPPEDEDLGFDITASLTEPESEEAPTSREPAAPAPEAGLSTGQQPAPTGPLAEPVGAVTVDHVEPQPTAPTTTELQPQPTAPATTELQPQPTAPATTELQPQPTATTEPEPPSSAAQDAEAMRNRRRARLDVPVTTTTPVPSTPEVILGIDLGTSHARVAVFHEGTAKLVPLPGTDGTELPALVAVDGSGELLVGPGAQVEADRAPRRAATGLKRLLGLRARSPRLRELSPQLPFPVAADPGGDAAVELGGRLIAPTLFTALLLRELKYAAATFVGRKATRAVICAPTHFTDRQRAALREAATLAGLDAQRILTASAAAALAYGQGRGLARKRVLVVDLGGGGLEVCVVQVTGDDLEVITTGGDPTVGGMDFDARIAEALAADLAEQGVPRPQHLLDWAPLRTAAESTKVALSEREQVDVSLSTGTVPPFTRERVEALTADLAQRVTAVVREVLESNALSPQGLDAVLLVGGQSRAPLVRRRLEESLGVPVRDDVDPRGAVALGAALLGQGLLLAEAGKPAATVSEVLSAPIGVAERGGTLRRVLERNTRLPTSKTLVLPIAAPGALELALFQGPSPLATENEYLGKLSLFVERPGEAELHFALTADGALSLEATLPGAKRKPVSLAGDDLDDAARDTLIARSPLEGEPEARPGGLLSGLKKLFGRR; translated from the coding sequence ATGAGCGGGCTCGCGTCCAAGCTCCTTCCTCTGCGAATCCGCCTTCCGTACACGACGGAGGACGAGTTCATCGAGAAGTACGGCTCGAACGTGGCGCGCGGCGGCGTGTTCGTGGCCACGCGCGCGCTGAAGCCCGAGGGCACCGGGCTCGCCTTCGAGTTCGTGCTGGCGGACGGCACGCGCCTGCTGCGCGGAGAGGGCGTGGTGGTGAAGGCGCAGGTGGACGCGGGCGGCGGGCGCGCCGGAATGACGGTGCGCTTCGTGAAGCTGGACGCCGCGAGCAAGGCGCTCATCGACCGCGTGGTGTCCCGGCGCAGCGGTGCGGCGGAGCCCGCGCGACGGGTGACGGAAGCGGCGCCCGCTCCGGTGCCCGTCGAAGAGCAAGCCGCGCCACCGGCCGAGGCCGCGACGAGTGAAGAGGCGGGGGCCGCCGAGCAGGGGGAGCCCGCGCCGTCCGAGGAGGCTGGAGCAGCCGAGGACTTCGCGCGCGGGGAGCCAGCGCCCACCGAAGAGGCCGGGCCGGCTGAAGCCGCTCCGCCCGAGACGCCCCCGGAGGCCGCCGCCTCGTCCGAGCCGGCAACCCCGCCAGAGGATGAGGACCTCGGCTTCGACATCACCGCGAGCCTGACGGAGCCGGAGTCGGAAGAAGCGCCCACGTCTCGCGAGCCGGCCGCGCCAGCGCCCGAGGCCGGCCTGTCTACCGGCCAGCAACCTGCCCCGACAGGCCCCCTGGCCGAGCCTGTGGGAGCCGTCACCGTCGACCACGTCGAGCCCCAGCCCACCGCGCCGACCACCACCGAGCTTCAGCCCCAGCCCACCGCGCCGGCCACCACCGAGCTTCAGCCCCAGCCCACCGCGCCGGCCACCACCGAGCTTCAGCCCCAGCCCACCGCCACCACCGAGCCCGAGCCCCCGTCCTCCGCCGCCCAGGACGCAGAGGCGATGCGCAACCGCCGCCGCGCGCGGCTCGACGTGCCCGTCACGACGACAACGCCGGTACCCTCGACACCGGAAGTCATCCTCGGCATCGACCTGGGCACCTCGCACGCGCGCGTCGCCGTCTTCCACGAGGGCACCGCGAAGCTCGTCCCCCTCCCCGGCACGGACGGCACGGAACTGCCTGCCCTCGTCGCGGTGGACGGCAGCGGTGAGCTGCTCGTCGGCCCGGGCGCACAGGTGGAAGCAGACCGGGCCCCACGCCGCGCCGCCACGGGACTCAAGCGACTGCTCGGCCTGCGCGCGCGCTCGCCCCGGCTGCGCGAGCTGTCCCCTCAGCTCCCCTTCCCCGTCGCGGCCGACCCGGGCGGTGACGCGGCCGTCGAGCTGGGCGGCCGGCTCATCGCTCCCACGCTCTTCACCGCCCTGCTGCTGCGCGAGCTGAAATACGCCGCGGCGACCTTCGTCGGCCGCAAGGCCACGCGCGCCGTCATCTGTGCCCCCACGCACTTCACCGACCGCCAGCGCGCCGCCCTGCGCGAGGCCGCGACGCTCGCGGGGCTCGACGCGCAGCGCATCCTCACCGCTTCCGCCGCCGCCGCGCTCGCGTATGGCCAGGGCCGGGGGCTTGCCCGCAAGCGCGTGCTCGTCGTGGACCTGGGCGGTGGCGGCCTGGAAGTCTGCGTCGTGCAGGTGACGGGCGACGACCTCGAGGTCATCACCACCGGCGGCGACCCGACGGTGGGCGGCATGGACTTCGACGCCCGCATCGCCGAGGCGCTCGCCGCCGACCTCGCGGAGCAGGGCGTCCCCCGCCCCCAGCACCTGCTCGACTGGGCCCCGCTGCGCACCGCCGCCGAGTCCACCAAGGTGGCCCTCTCCGAGCGCGAGCAGGTGGACGTCTCGCTCTCCACGGGCACGGTGCCCCCCTTCACCCGCGAGCGCGTGGAGGCCCTCACCGCGGACCTCGCCCAGCGCGTGACGGCCGTCGTCCGCGAGGTGCTGGAGTCCAACGCCCTCTCCCCGCAGGGGCTGGACGCGGTGCTGCTCGTGGGCGGGCAGAGCCGCGCGCCGCTGGTGCGCCGCCGGCTGGAGGAGAGCCTGGGCGTCCCCGTGCGCGACGACGTGGACCCGCGCGGCGCGGTGGCGCTCGGCGCGGCGCTGCTCGGTCAGGGCCTGCTGCTCGCCGAGGCCGGCAAGCCCGCCGCCACCGTGTCCGAGGTGCTCTCCGCCCCCATCGGCGTCGCCGAGCGCGGCGGCACGTTGCGCCGCGTGCTGGAGCGCAACACCCGCCTGCCCACCAGCAAGACGCTGGTGCTGCCCATCGCCGCGCCAGGCGCCCTGGAGCTCGCCCTCTTCCAGGGCCCCTCCCCCCTGGCGACGGAGAACGAGTACCTGGGCAAGCTCTCCCTCTTCGTCGAGCGGCCGGGCGAGGCGGAGCTGCACTTCGCCCTCACCGCCGACGGCGCCCTCTCGCTGGAGGCCACGCTCCCCGGCGCGAAGCGAAAGCCCGTCTCCCTGGCCGGCGACGACCTGGACGACGCGGCCCGCGACACGCTCATCGCCCGCTCCCCCCTGGAGGGCGAGCCCGAGGCACGTCCGGGCGGTCTGCTGTCCGGACTGAAGAAGCTGTTCGGCCGCCGCTGA